A single genomic interval of Xyrauchen texanus isolate HMW12.3.18 chromosome 48, RBS_HiC_50CHRs, whole genome shotgun sequence harbors:
- the LOC127639353 gene encoding alpha-2A adrenergic receptor-like: MGCENVTNGTENGKPPYTLLVALPLSVLVGLLILLIIFGNVLVIIAVFTSRALRAPQNLFLVSLASADILVATFVMPFSLANELMGYWTFGQVWCEIYLALDVLFCTASITHLCAISLDRYWSITQAIEYNLKRTPQRIKRIILGVWVIASVISFPPLITMEKEEGSICDINREKWYIISSSIGSFFLPCIIMVLVYIRIYQIAKKRTRAPPGDRRKKDVGLKENDQGEKDPHKRLNRDPIAEPDGVDDKGEINGVDMEDSSSSDHKVSNPCSLKKKSSKGKTKLSQIKPGDDKQEVCQITKTSRWKGRQNREKRFTFVLAVVIGVFVICWFPFFFTYTLTAFCNCCVPVTLFKFCFWFGYCNSSLNPIIYTIFNNDFRRSFKKILCRRDNRRVL, translated from the coding sequence ATGGGGTGTGAAAATGTGACCAACGGGACGGAGAACGGCAAGCCGCCCTACACCCTATTGGTGGCCCTGCCACTGAGTGTTCTGGTGGGGCTCCTCATCCTTCTTATCATTTTCGGCAATGTGCTGGTTATCATTGCCGTTTTCACGAGCCGAGCTCTCAGGGCTCCCCAGAACCTGTTCCTGGTCTCACTGGCATCAGCCGACATTTTGGTAGCAACTTTTGTGATGCCTTTTTCTTTAGCCAATGAGCTGATGGGTTACTGGACCTTTGGGCAGGTGTGGTGCGAAATCTACCTCGCCCTGGATGTTCTCTTTTGCACTGCCTCCATAACGCACCTGTGCGCCATCAGTTTGGACAGGTACTGGTCAATCACACAAGCCATTGAGTACAACCTCAAGCGCACGCCGCAACGGATCAAGCGCATCATTTTGGGGGTATGGGTCATTGCCTCCGTAATCTCTTTCCCGCCTCTCATTACCATGGAGAAGGAAGAAGGCTCCATCTGCGATATTAATCGAGAAAAATGGTACATTATCTCCTCTTCCATTGGCTCATTTTTCCTTCCTTGCATCATCATGGTGCTCGTCTACATCCGAATCTATCAGATTGCCAAGAAGAGGACCAGAGCGCCCCCTGGGGACCGGAGGAAAAAGGACGTAGGCCTGAAGGAGAATGATCAGGGCGAGAAGGACCCTCACAAGAGACTCAACAGGGATCCCATCGCTGAGCCTGACGGAGTCGATGACAAGGGCGAGATAAACGGAGTGGACATGGAGGACTCGTCCTCCTCTGACCATAAGGTCTCCAACCCCTGCTCCCTCAAGAAGAAGAGCTCCAAAGGAAAGACCAAGCTGAGCCAAATCAAACCAGGAGATGACAAGCAAGAGGTCTGCCAGATCACCAAGACCAGCAGGTGGAAGGGCCGTCAGAACCGCGAGAAGCGCTTCACCTTTGTCCTAGCGGTGGTTATTGGCGTATTCGTTATATGTTGGTTCCCATTTTTCTTCACGTACACACTGACGGCGTTTTGCAACTGCTGTGTGCCGGTGACACTTTTCAAGTTCTGCTTTTGGTTCGGCTACTGCAACAGCTCCCTCAATCCCATTATATACACCATCTTCAATAATGACTTCAGAAGGTCCTTTAAAAAGATCCTCTGC